A stretch of Candidatus Sphingomonas phytovorans DNA encodes these proteins:
- the mutS gene encoding DNA mismatch repair protein MutS — translation MMAQYLALKADAADCLLFYRMGDFFEMFFEDAKIAAAVLDIALTARGEHDGVPIPMCGVPVHAAEGYLARLIKAGHRVAIAEQTESPAEARARMGSKALVSRAIIRVVTAGTLTEEALLDARTANWCVAIGEVAGGVALAAADVSTGRFELIETDAAGLGAELARLAPAETIASEAGTFAEIATTLRPRSEFDTANGEARLKALFGVATLDGFGQFSRAGLVAAGGLVAYLDHTAKGSLPFLRPPRLLQAAQQMAIDGATRESLELTATASGQRKGSLLDSVDRTVTGAGARALAADIGAPLVDRARIEARLDLVQLLHDDSGLREALRSTLRSLPDVGRALGRLAAGRGSPRDLGQLRDGLDGAWKLGERLDRIDQPPALLAELAPQLRGHGGLIDLLSRALVPSPPIDVSAGGYIAEGYDAALDDLRDAGAGGRRAIAALEAEFRTQTGVSALKIRHNGVLGYHIEVPARAADPLMKADSGFTHRQTLAGVVRFNAPALHDVAMKVTQAGAHALAAEAAHLEDLTTAALDRREPIAATADALARLDVASGLAERAAEGGWTRPALVEHSCFEIEGGRHPVVENALAARGERFVANDCRLSEDSRLWLVTGPNMGGKSTFLRQNALIAVLAQAGAYVPATSAKLGLVDRLFSRVGASDNLARGRSTFMVEMVETAAILAQATPRSFVILDEVGRGTSTYDGLAIAWAVVEAIHEDNRCRCLFATHYHELTRLAERCDALTLHHVRAREWKGDLVLLHEVSEGPADRSYGLAVARLAGLSPVTIARAKAVLAKLEAGRAKTGGIAAGLDDLPLFASVTAEVEQETDLLKTEVEKIDVDALTPREALDVLYRLKALAKES, via the coding sequence ATGATGGCGCAATATCTCGCGCTGAAGGCCGATGCAGCGGATTGCCTGCTCTTCTACCGCATGGGCGATTTCTTCGAGATGTTCTTCGAGGACGCGAAGATCGCCGCCGCCGTGCTCGACATCGCGCTCACCGCCCGCGGCGAGCATGACGGCGTGCCGATCCCGATGTGCGGCGTGCCGGTCCATGCGGCTGAAGGCTATCTCGCCCGCCTGATCAAGGCCGGCCACCGGGTCGCCATCGCCGAGCAGACCGAAAGCCCGGCCGAGGCCAGGGCGCGGATGGGTTCCAAGGCGCTCGTCTCCCGCGCGATCATCCGCGTGGTGACGGCCGGCACGCTCACCGAGGAGGCCCTGCTCGACGCCCGCACCGCCAATTGGTGCGTCGCGATCGGCGAGGTCGCGGGCGGCGTCGCCCTCGCCGCCGCCGACGTCTCGACCGGCCGGTTCGAGCTGATCGAGACCGATGCGGCAGGACTGGGTGCCGAACTGGCCCGCCTCGCCCCGGCCGAGACGATCGCGTCGGAAGCCGGCACGTTCGCCGAGATCGCGACCACGCTGCGCCCCCGCAGCGAGTTCGACACCGCCAATGGCGAGGCGCGGCTGAAGGCGTTGTTCGGCGTCGCCACGCTTGACGGCTTCGGCCAGTTCAGCCGCGCCGGCCTTGTCGCGGCCGGCGGGCTCGTCGCCTATCTCGATCACACGGCGAAGGGCTCGCTCCCCTTCCTGCGCCCGCCGCGCCTGCTCCAGGCAGCGCAGCAGATGGCGATCGACGGCGCCACCCGCGAAAGCCTTGAACTAACCGCCACCGCCTCGGGCCAGCGTAAGGGCAGCCTGCTCGACTCGGTCGACCGTACCGTCACCGGCGCCGGCGCGCGCGCGCTTGCGGCCGATATCGGCGCCCCGCTGGTCGATCGCGCCCGGATCGAGGCCCGGCTCGATCTCGTGCAGCTGCTCCATGACGATAGCGGGCTGCGCGAGGCGCTTCGATCCACGCTCCGCAGTCTTCCCGATGTCGGCCGCGCGCTCGGCCGCCTCGCCGCCGGACGCGGTTCTCCCCGCGATCTCGGCCAGCTTCGCGACGGGCTCGACGGCGCGTGGAAGCTGGGCGAGCGGCTCGACAGGATCGACCAGCCCCCCGCCCTGCTCGCCGAGCTTGCCCCGCAACTGCGCGGTCATGGCGGGCTGATCGACCTGCTCTCCCGCGCGCTCGTGCCCTCGCCGCCGATCGACGTCTCGGCCGGCGGCTATATTGCCGAGGGCTATGACGCCGCGCTCGACGATTTGCGCGATGCCGGTGCCGGCGGCCGTCGCGCCATTGCAGCGCTTGAGGCGGAATTCCGTACCCAGACCGGCGTGTCGGCGCTCAAGATCCGCCACAATGGCGTGCTCGGCTATCATATCGAGGTTCCGGCCCGTGCCGCCGATCCATTGATGAAGGCGGACAGCGGCTTCACCCATCGCCAGACGCTCGCCGGCGTGGTCCGCTTCAACGCGCCCGCGCTGCACGATGTCGCGATGAAGGTGACCCAGGCAGGTGCCCATGCCCTCGCCGCCGAAGCCGCACATCTCGAAGACCTGACAACGGCGGCGCTCGACCGCCGCGAACCGATAGCCGCGACCGCCGACGCCCTCGCGCGGCTCGACGTCGCCTCCGGCCTGGCGGAGCGCGCGGCGGAGGGCGGCTGGACCCGTCCTGCCCTGGTCGAACATAGCTGCTTCGAGATCGAGGGCGGCCGCCATCCCGTGGTCGAGAACGCCCTGGCCGCGCGGGGCGAGCGCTTCGTCGCGAACGACTGCAGGCTCTCCGAGGACTCGCGCCTCTGGCTGGTGACCGGCCCGAACATGGGCGGTAAATCGACCTTCCTGCGCCAGAACGCGCTGATCGCGGTGCTCGCCCAGGCCGGTGCCTATGTCCCAGCGACATCAGCGAAGCTCGGCCTGGTCGATCGCCTGTTCAGCCGGGTCGGTGCTTCGGACAATCTCGCAAGAGGCCGCTCGACCTTCATGGTCGAGATGGTCGAGACCGCCGCGATCCTGGCCCAGGCGACACCGCGCAGCTTCGTCATCCTCGACGAGGTCGGGCGCGGCACCTCGACCTATGACGGACTCGCCATCGCATGGGCGGTGGTCGAGGCGATCCATGAGGACAATCGCTGCCGCTGCCTGTTCGCCACCCATTATCACGAGTTGACCCGGCTGGCGGAACGCTGCGACGCGCTTACCCTCCACCACGTCCGCGCGCGCGAATGGAAGGGCGATCTGGTCCTGCTCCACGAGGTGAGCGAAGGCCCGGCCGATCGCAGCTACGGCCTCGCCGTGGCGCGGCTGGCGGGCCTCTCCCCGGTGACGATCGCCCGCGCCAAGGCGGTCCTCGCCAAGCTCGAAGCCGGCCGCGCCAAGACCGGCGGCATCGCGGCCGGCCTTGACGACCTGCCCCTCTTCGCCTCGGTTACCGCCGAGGTCGAGCAGGAGACCGACCTGCTGAAGACCGAGGTGGAGAAGATCGACGTGGATGCGCTGACGCCGCGAGAGGCGCTTGACGTGCTGTATCGGCTGAAGGCGCTGGCGAAGGAGTCGTGA
- a CDS encoding organic hydroperoxide resistance protein, giving the protein MSETKILYTAKTHATGGRDGAAQSSDGRLDIKLSSPGTSGGGTNPEQLFAAGWSACFIGAMGLVARELKVALPADLAVDAEVDLANDSTGYFLRARLNVSLPGVERDVARALVDGAHQHCPYSKATRGNIAVEINLV; this is encoded by the coding sequence ATGTCCGAGACCAAGATCCTCTACACCGCCAAGACCCACGCCACCGGCGGCCGCGACGGCGCGGCGCAGAGCAGCGACGGCCGGCTCGACATCAAGCTTTCCTCGCCCGGCACGTCCGGCGGCGGCACCAACCCGGAACAGCTGTTCGCGGCGGGCTGGTCGGCCTGCTTCATCGGCGCGATGGGGCTGGTGGCTCGCGAACTGAAGGTCGCCCTGCCGGCCGATCTGGCGGTTGATGCGGAGGTCGACCTGGCGAATGATTCGACCGGCTATTTCCTCCGCGCGCGGCTGAATGTCAGCCTGCCCGGCGTCGAGCGCGATGTCGCCCGGGCGCTGGTCGACGGGGCGCACCAGCATTGCCCTTATTCCAAGGCGACGCGCGGCAATATCGCGGTCGAGATCAACCTGGTCTGA
- a CDS encoding MarR family transcriptional regulator — MTAAAPVDLSTLRLSDFLCFAIYSANLAFGRAYKPLLEQFGLTYTQYIVIVALSEEDGQTVGRLGEKLFLESNTLTPILKKLEALGYLSRRRDLADERQVLLSLTAAGRDLHERSLCVNLVEATGLTAEEFPILRKAVGRLRDNLLDATHPGA; from the coding sequence ATGACCGCCGCCGCTCCCGTCGACCTGTCGACCCTCAGATTATCCGACTTTCTGTGCTTCGCCATCTACTCGGCCAATCTGGCGTTCGGGCGGGCCTACAAGCCGCTGCTCGAGCAGTTCGGCCTCACCTACACGCAATATATCGTGATCGTGGCGCTGTCGGAGGAGGATGGCCAGACCGTCGGTCGCCTGGGCGAGAAGCTGTTTCTCGAATCCAACACGCTCACCCCGATCCTCAAGAAGCTCGAGGCGCTTGGTTATCTGAGCCGCCGACGCGACCTGGCTGACGAACGCCAGGTGCTGCTCAGCCTGACCGCAGCCGGGCGGGATCTGCATGAAAGGAGCCTGTGCGTGAACCTGGTCGAGGCGACCGGCCTCACCGCGGAGGAATTCCCGATCCTGCGAAAGGCGGTCGGCAGGCTGCGCGACAATCTGCTCGACGCCACACACCCCGGCGCGTGA
- a CDS encoding agmatine deiminase family protein: MIGVGLKAGIAMGIGLPGGGCAAAVRAGAAPYEMPLESEPHLRTLMQWPVAVATYGARDLTRVQAAIVRVANAIAEHEPVAMLAAPDAIGLKRPAFSGGVEFWEIPTDDLWCRDSGPTFVRGADGKLAVAHIRFNGWGGKQPHANDALVARRVASRLGLALVDSGVVGEQGGVEHDGDGTMLAHASCWVNDNRNPGLSADRIAARLGVALGARKMIWAPGIKGADITDDHIDGLARFVGPGRVVIQIDDELDPGDPGSLSAHRTLGILERATDARGRRLSIVRLPEPEDIRSRREDFVASYVNYYVCNGAVIAPQFGDQRADDEARETLATLYPGRAVVMLDIDAIGESGGGIHCATQQQPRG; this comes from the coding sequence ATGATCGGGGTCGGACTCAAGGCCGGGATAGCGATGGGCATTGGATTGCCGGGCGGCGGCTGCGCCGCTGCGGTGCGGGCTGGAGCGGCGCCGTACGAGATGCCGCTCGAAAGCGAACCACACCTGCGGACGCTGATGCAATGGCCGGTGGCTGTCGCGACCTATGGCGCGCGCGACCTGACGAGGGTGCAGGCGGCGATCGTCCGTGTCGCCAACGCGATCGCGGAGCATGAGCCGGTGGCGATGCTCGCCGCGCCCGATGCGATCGGCCTGAAGCGGCCGGCCTTTTCCGGCGGCGTCGAGTTCTGGGAGATCCCGACCGACGATCTTTGGTGCCGCGACAGCGGCCCGACCTTCGTGCGCGGCGCTGACGGCAAGCTGGCGGTCGCGCATATCCGCTTCAATGGCTGGGGCGGCAAGCAGCCCCATGCCAACGACGCGCTGGTCGCGCGCCGTGTTGCGTCCCGGCTTGGCCTGGCGCTGGTCGACAGCGGCGTGGTCGGCGAGCAGGGCGGCGTCGAGCATGACGGCGACGGTACCATGCTGGCGCATGCCAGTTGCTGGGTGAACGACAATCGCAATCCGGGGCTCTCCGCCGACCGCATCGCCGCGCGGCTCGGCGTGGCGCTGGGCGCGCGCAAGATGATCTGGGCGCCGGGCATCAAGGGTGCCGACATCACCGACGATCATATCGACGGACTGGCGCGGTTCGTCGGGCCGGGCCGGGTGGTGATCCAGATCGACGACGAGCTCGACCCCGGGGATCCGGGATCGCTGTCGGCGCACCGGACGCTGGGCATCCTCGAACGGGCGACCGACGCGCGCGGACGGCGGCTGTCCATCGTCCGCCTGCCCGAGCCGGAGGATATCCGCTCGCGGCGCGAGGACTTCGTCGCCAGCTATGTCAATTATTATGTTTGCAATGGTGCGGTCATTGCGCCGCAGTTCGGCGACCAGCGTGCCGACGATGAGGCACGCGAGACGCTGGCGACGCTCTATCCCGGCCGGGCGGTGGTGATGCTCGATATCGATGCGATCGGTGAATCGGGCGGGGGCATCCATTGCGCGACGCAGCAGCAACCGCGCGGATAG
- a CDS encoding [protein-PII] uridylyltransferase — protein MTGRFDSLPHRRAIIDRRLLADALAALEGEDKLALRRAATDILKTALDAGRAEIARRLIEHPSRGLEAAAAQAFLTDQLLRLLYDFTVTRLYRLSNPTAAERLTLIAVGGYGRGEMAPYSDIDIGFLTPWKQTGWAEQVIETMLYALWDLGLKVGHSSRSLDEMVRQSRSDVTIRTALLEARYVWGDMALYDEAAAKFHAEVQAGTARTFITEKLAEREVRHRKMGDTRYVVEPNVKEAKGGLRDLHTLFWIGKYAYNVSEPAQLVEADLLSRAEYRLFHRAENFLWAVRCHLHSIAGRAEDRLTFDLQREIAERMRFADRPGKSSVERFMQYYFLQAKTVGDLTGVFLAHLDEKFAARGRRFGFPTLRRAPGKLNGFTIDRGRLALPSDDFLQKKPVRLIEMFALADRHGMEIHPLAMRAAARDAKLADDIRRDPQANALFLDVLTSPRDPETVLRWMNEAGVFGRFVPDFGKVVAQMQFDMYHHYTVDEHTIRAIGLLAKIERGELNEDHPLSAAIMKQIVSRRVLYVAVLLHDIAKGRGGDHSILGAEVAHRLCPRFGLNAAETETVAWLVRWHLLMSATAFKRDLSDFKTILDFCEIVQSPERLRLLLALTVVDIRAVGPGVWNGWKRQLLSDLYESAEEVLRLGHKQKGRSERIAAKQETLQAALGWDDARFAALVKRLPEPYWVAEPEDVLVRNARVIEEAGSAQLFIAAQVYPERGATLVTVYAADHPGLFYRIAGAISVAGGNIIDARIHTTRDGMALDNFLVQDPVGRPFDDAGQLGRLKSAIEDALANRSKLADRLMAKPLPRTRAEAFDIAPNVLIDNRASNRFTVIEVNARDRPALLHQLAHALFQSKVTIHSAHVATYGERAVDTFYLTDLTGDKIAGGLRLKAIEKRLLEAAAGTPMQEAA, from the coding sequence ATGACAGGCCGCTTCGACTCCCTCCCGCACCGCCGCGCGATCATCGATCGCCGCTTGCTTGCCGATGCGCTTGCCGCGCTTGAGGGCGAGGACAAGCTCGCGCTTCGCCGCGCCGCCACCGATATCCTCAAGACGGCGCTCGACGCCGGCCGCGCCGAGATCGCCCGCCGCCTCATCGAGCATCCCTCGCGCGGGCTCGAGGCGGCCGCCGCCCAGGCATTCCTGACCGACCAGCTTCTCCGCCTGCTCTACGACTTCACCGTCACCCGCCTCTACCGCCTGAGCAACCCGACCGCGGCCGAACGCCTCACCCTGATCGCGGTCGGCGGCTATGGCCGCGGCGAGATGGCGCCCTATTCGGACATCGACATCGGTTTCCTCACCCCCTGGAAACAGACCGGCTGGGCCGAGCAGGTGATCGAGACCATGCTCTATGCGCTGTGGGATCTCGGGCTGAAGGTCGGCCATAGCAGCCGCTCGCTCGATGAGATGGTCCGCCAGTCAAGGAGCGACGTGACGATCCGCACCGCCTTGCTCGAGGCGCGCTATGTCTGGGGCGACATGGCGCTTTACGACGAAGCGGCGGCGAAGTTCCACGCCGAGGTACAGGCAGGCACCGCGCGAACCTTCATCACCGAGAAGCTCGCCGAGCGCGAGGTGCGCCACCGCAAGATGGGCGACACGCGCTATGTCGTCGAGCCCAATGTGAAGGAGGCCAAGGGCGGCCTGCGCGATCTGCACACCCTCTTCTGGATCGGCAAATACGCCTATAATGTCAGCGAGCCCGCGCAGTTGGTCGAGGCCGACCTGCTCAGCCGCGCCGAATACCGGTTGTTCCACCGCGCCGAGAACTTCCTCTGGGCGGTGCGCTGCCACCTCCACAGCATCGCCGGCCGCGCCGAGGACCGGCTGACCTTCGACCTGCAGCGCGAGATCGCCGAGCGGATGCGCTTCGCCGACCGGCCGGGCAAGTCGAGCGTCGAGCGTTTCATGCAATATTACTTCCTGCAGGCGAAGACGGTCGGCGACCTGACCGGCGTCTTCCTGGCGCATCTCGACGAGAAGTTCGCCGCGCGCGGGCGCCGTTTCGGCTTCCCGACGCTCCGCCGCGCGCCGGGCAAGCTCAACGGCTTTACCATCGACCGCGGCCGGCTCGCCTTGCCTTCCGACGACTTCCTCCAGAAGAAGCCGGTCCGCCTGATCGAGATGTTCGCGCTGGCCGACAGGCACGGCATGGAGATCCACCCGCTAGCGATGCGCGCCGCCGCGCGCGACGCGAAGCTGGCCGACGACATCCGCCGCGACCCTCAGGCCAATGCGCTGTTCCTCGACGTGCTGACCTCGCCGCGCGATCCGGAGACGGTGCTGCGCTGGATGAACGAGGCGGGGGTGTTCGGCCGCTTCGTGCCGGATTTCGGCAAGGTCGTGGCGCAGATGCAGTTCGACATGTATCACCATTACACAGTCGACGAGCACACCATCCGCGCCATCGGCCTGCTCGCGAAGATCGAGCGCGGCGAGCTCAACGAGGATCATCCGCTCTCCGCCGCGATCATGAAGCAGATCGTCTCGCGCCGCGTGCTCTATGTCGCCGTGCTGCTCCACGACATCGCCAAGGGCCGCGGCGGCGATCATTCGATCCTGGGTGCGGAGGTCGCGCACCGGCTCTGCCCGCGCTTCGGCCTGAACGCGGCGGAGACCGAGACGGTCGCCTGGCTGGTGCGATGGCACCTGCTGATGTCGGCCACCGCCTTCAAGCGCGACCTGTCCGACTTCAAGACCATCCTGGATTTCTGCGAGATCGTGCAGAGTCCCGAACGCCTTCGCCTCCTGCTGGCCCTGACCGTGGTCGACATCCGCGCGGTCGGCCCCGGCGTGTGGAACGGCTGGAAGCGCCAGCTCCTTTCCGACCTCTATGAATCGGCGGAGGAAGTGCTCCGGCTCGGCCACAAGCAGAAGGGCCGCAGCGAACGCATCGCCGCCAAGCAGGAAACGTTGCAGGCAGCACTCGGCTGGGACGATGCCCGCTTCGCCGCGCTGGTGAAGCGCCTGCCCGAACCCTATTGGGTCGCCGAGCCAGAGGATGTGCTGGTCCGCAACGCGCGCGTGATCGAGGAGGCCGGTTCGGCCCAGCTCTTCATCGCGGCGCAGGTCTATCCGGAACGCGGCGCGACCCTCGTCACCGTCTATGCCGCCGACCATCCCGGCCTGTTCTACCGAATCGCCGGCGCGATCAGCGTCGCGGGCGGCAACATCATCGACGCGCGAATCCACACCACGCGCGACGGCATGGCGCTCGACAATTTCCTCGTGCAGGACCCGGTCGGCCGCCCGTTCGACGATGCCGGCCAGCTCGGACGGCTGAAGAGCGCGATCGAGGATGCGCTGGCCAACCGCTCGAAGCTTGCCGACCGGCTGATGGCCAAGCCGCTGCCGCGCACCCGCGCCGAGGCGTTCGACATCGCGCCGAACGTGCTGATCGACAACCGCGCCTCGAATC
- a CDS encoding energy transducer TonB, translating to MILFILLLAAQADTAAANALDASRPRPDGNIGSWFSEDDYPTQALREQASGTVAFTVDVDASGAPVKCIVTKGTDSPSLDNGTCTVVMQKGRFIAGRDATGRAVAGQYSSRIRWEMPQATGPRVLITVSGADNSVCTFELDGKTRHLNPANCRGLAYAVVQGGRSLNKPISIQIPDVPGMMLPEGQ from the coding sequence ATGATATTGTTCATCCTGTTACTTGCCGCGCAAGCGGACACAGCCGCTGCCAACGCACTGGACGCATCCAGACCCCGCCCGGATGGAAATATCGGCTCATGGTTCAGCGAGGACGACTATCCGACGCAGGCGTTGCGCGAGCAAGCATCGGGAACAGTCGCATTTACCGTCGATGTCGATGCGAGCGGTGCGCCGGTGAAATGCATCGTGACGAAGGGTACCGACTCACCGAGCCTGGACAACGGAACCTGCACGGTCGTGATGCAGAAGGGGCGCTTCATCGCCGGGCGGGATGCTACGGGCCGGGCGGTCGCCGGGCAATATTCCAGCCGCATCCGTTGGGAGATGCCGCAAGCCACCGGACCCAGGGTGCTGATCACGGTTTCCGGGGCCGATAACAGCGTGTGCACCTTCGAGCTTGATGGCAAGACGCGACACCTCAATCCTGCCAATTGCCGTGGCTTGGCCTATGCAGTTGTGCAGGGCGGGCGGTCGCTGAACAAACCGATATCGATCCAGATTCCGGATGTGCCGGGGATGATGTTGCCGGAAGGGCAGTAG